In Morganella morganii, the following are encoded in one genomic region:
- a CDS encoding KilA-N domain-containing protein, which produces MIKIIPMKYDESLIPFNGDCWVNATVAAKYFDKRALDWLRLDSTKEYAKEIGQELDIEAINLKGEISHLLVRVERGRNGGTWIHPELVIEFARWLSPKFARACDRHIKNMLMAQNMTLTEDQVIGLLTYKDATEWEKRFQEPYYRALSKMAGVPYFGHVGGCPSLFGMITAKWVYGVALPDYVYESVKESRSAREKIHQYLKADALRKVEEQMVAVTNIANSSADYKDFDARCMAAFDVKGQMQLLYPVTGNNSQITRLQ; this is translated from the coding sequence ATGATTAAAATCATACCCATGAAGTATGACGAATCCCTGATCCCGTTTAATGGTGATTGCTGGGTGAATGCAACAGTGGCAGCAAAATATTTTGATAAAAGAGCTCTTGATTGGCTGCGACTGGATTCAACCAAAGAATACGCAAAAGAAATTGGTCAGGAGCTTGATATTGAAGCTATAAATTTAAAAGGTGAGATTTCTCACCTTTTAGTGCGTGTGGAGAGGGGACGCAATGGCGGCACCTGGATTCACCCGGAACTGGTCATTGAGTTTGCCCGCTGGTTATCACCAAAGTTCGCCCGTGCCTGTGACCGGCATATAAAAAATATGCTGATGGCGCAGAATATGACACTGACGGAAGATCAGGTTATCGGCCTGCTGACATACAAAGACGCCACTGAGTGGGAAAAGCGTTTTCAGGAGCCCTATTATCGCGCACTGTCAAAAATGGCCGGTGTTCCTTACTTTGGTCATGTCGGCGGGTGCCCGTCACTCTTCGGGATGATCACGGCGAAGTGGGTATACGGCGTTGCATTACCTGATTATGTATACGAATCGGTAAAAGAAAGTCGGTCTGCGCGTGAGAAAATTCACCAGTACCTCAAGGCAGATGCCTTACGGAAAGTTGAAGAGCAAATGGTGGCGGTGACCAATATCGCCAACAGCTCAGCAGACTATAAGGATTTTGATGCCCGGTGTATGGCCGCATTTGATGTTAAAGGGCAGATGCAGCTGCTTTATCCGGTGACGGGAAATAATTCACAGATTACCCGGTTACAGTAG
- a CDS encoding phage minor tail protein L, with translation MQNISPEMRIAVTELASDPEIELFEIDLTHIGGIRCRFYNGMNGQRKPLIWQKQVYDPYPVSGEGFTYSGKGPSGRPTITLSNLFGLITGIVSQLDGAGGGYVIRRVVKSRFLDADNFEGGNPDADPSQEIISRWVIEQVTSLNNKTASFMLAAPSETDGAMLPCRVILSDVCPWGYRSAECGYAGPPVADEWGKPTSDPAKDKCGKRLPDCKLRNNQSRIGAFVSTSRLSK, from the coding sequence ATGCAGAACATCTCTCCGGAAATGCGGATTGCAGTTACTGAGCTGGCTTCCGACCCCGAAATTGAACTGTTTGAAATCGACCTTACTCATATCGGCGGTATCCGGTGCCGGTTTTATAACGGCATGAATGGTCAGCGAAAGCCGCTTATCTGGCAAAAACAGGTTTATGATCCCTATCCTGTCAGTGGTGAGGGGTTCACCTACAGCGGAAAAGGCCCGTCAGGACGACCGACGATTACACTGTCCAACCTGTTCGGCCTCATCACCGGTATTGTCAGTCAGCTGGATGGGGCCGGTGGCGGTTATGTGATCCGCCGGGTGGTTAAATCCCGGTTCCTCGATGCAGATAACTTTGAGGGCGGAAATCCGGATGCTGATCCGTCACAGGAAATTATCAGCCGCTGGGTTATTGAACAGGTCACCAGTCTGAATAATAAAACAGCTTCCTTCATGCTGGCCGCACCCAGTGAGACAGACGGCGCAATGCTGCCGTGCCGGGTTATTTTGTCGGACGTGTGTCCGTGGGGGTACCGGTCTGCCGAATGTGGTTACGCGGGTCCGCCGGTCGCTGATGAATGGGGTAAACCAACCAGTGACCCGGCAAAGGACAAATGCGGCAAACGACTGCCGGACTGCAAACTCCGCAACAACCAGTCACGCATCGGGGCATTTGTCTCCACTTCCCGTCTCAGCAAATAG
- a CDS encoding C40 family peptidase yields the protein MIKHAILAHAQADAPRESCGLIIRNEQGEQYLPCRNQSPDPEHHFTVGFDDFIRAGEQGEVVAVVHSHPGGQPYLSSADRAMQINSGLPWLLVCDEKIHRYEPVPPLLGRQFVHGVTDCYSLFRDAYHLTGINLPDFERHDDWWRHGEELYLDNMESNGFVRVKKDIQPGDVILFCYASSRANHAAVYLGAQTILHHIPNQLSKREAYNPRWQRMTHSIWRYRHWQPSGFTGICNDLDAALI from the coding sequence ATGATTAAACACGCCATTCTGGCGCACGCTCAGGCGGATGCGCCCCGGGAATCGTGCGGCCTGATTATCCGTAATGAGCAGGGGGAGCAGTATCTGCCGTGCCGGAATCAGTCTCCGGATCCTGAACACCATTTTACTGTCGGGTTTGACGATTTTATCCGTGCCGGTGAGCAGGGCGAGGTTGTGGCTGTGGTTCACAGTCACCCGGGCGGCCAGCCGTATCTGAGCAGTGCGGACAGGGCCATGCAGATAAACAGCGGACTGCCGTGGCTGCTGGTCTGTGACGAAAAAATCCACCGCTATGAACCGGTGCCGCCTCTGCTGGGCCGCCAGTTTGTGCACGGCGTGACCGACTGCTACAGCCTGTTCCGGGATGCGTATCACCTGACAGGCATTAACCTGCCGGATTTTGAACGGCATGATGACTGGTGGCGGCATGGTGAAGAACTCTACCTGGACAATATGGAGAGCAACGGTTTTGTCCGGGTGAAAAAAGATATTCAGCCGGGGGATGTGATCCTGTTCTGCTACGCCAGTTCCCGGGCGAATCACGCCGCCGTTTATCTCGGCGCACAGACCATTCTCCACCACATACCCAATCAACTCAGTAAGCGCGAGGCATATAACCCACGATGGCAACGAATGACTCACTCGATCTGGCGTTACCGCCACTGGCAACCTTCCGGCTTTACGGGGATTTGCAACGATTTGGACGCCGCTTTGATCTGA
- a CDS encoding host specificity protein J — MGKGGGGQRTPYEAPNDLSSRQKISLIDLISEGPIEGPEEINNVVNDLSCVYLDDTPVIDGSGNSTVNGLTAQWRAGTLEQPGLYGFTSSANEEPVGIEVKYNVPVTRTITSPYIDRLRLTFGTQSLVESKDNGDRVPTSVQLEIQIQRGSVWSTEKVVTITGKRSNSPYLMAVILDNLPPSPFSVRMRRLTPDSTTDKIQNNTVWSSYSELIDINQTYPGSAVAGLTFESEQFGNKFPRRNYLIKGRIIQVPGNYNPDTRVYSGIWDGTFKPAWSDNPAWVLWDLLTHPRYGMGQRLKIAEVDKFALYMIGQYCDQEVDDGFGGKEPRVRCNAYITDLRKAYDVISELCSSMRIMPVWNGQVLTFVQDRPSDSVWPYTNANVADGVFEYSFSPVKARHNVVEVRFIDPDNGWKTSVEQVSDDVSVAKNGRNVLRVDAFGCTSRGQAHRHGLWILMTEKLETQTVEFRIGAEGLRHTPGDIFEIADNDWVDMQIGGRILSADPEKKTLLLDRNIEKPAKGDAHVIVTDGSGLPKTIKVTGYPATNQITLDVMPEGIPQHSVWTLSLPSLRRRLFRAVSLADNSDGTFIVTAVQHAPEKEAIVDKGAVFEPKPDTPLGGFIPPVENLTVEISSDNEAWQAAASWNSPYALRGVEYLLKLTIGDRVAGTAVTKESFYQFSGMPQGNYVLTVTPQNDRGQKGEPASTSFSVNPPLPPSYIEVEPGYFSLGIVPRSGGQNSLRAQYEFWFSDKQVADIRDVESVAAYLGNGTMWIVQGRNMKAGHRYYVYVRSVNVVGKSIFVEASGIPESNADEILDAVQKELEDSAIIKDLQSQADDNFEAIINNANNAYGQWGYWQRENGAMKAEIIEVRNYTVTETTALAEKLDAVQVKAEDGLALAQNSIRAQWDMASGQASVVHDMKVRIRYNGEDYSAGMVIGAELKGGQVNTLIGFNAQQFAFYNPVNGKMDLFMYAKGGQMFIREAFIGDATITSAKIADVLQTANFSHEQKIGWQMNMRTGEEIKYGNDAQGYWVETNVLKRLFDKNGTMRIRMGMW, encoded by the coding sequence ATGGGAAAGGGCGGCGGCGGGCAGCGTACACCGTATGAGGCACCGAATGATTTAAGTTCACGGCAGAAAATATCCCTGATTGACCTGATAAGTGAGGGTCCGATTGAGGGGCCGGAAGAAATTAACAATGTGGTGAATGATTTGTCCTGCGTGTATCTGGATGATACGCCTGTCATTGACGGATCCGGAAACAGTACAGTAAACGGACTGACGGCGCAGTGGCGCGCAGGAACACTGGAGCAGCCGGGACTATACGGCTTTACTTCATCAGCCAATGAGGAACCGGTTGGTATCGAGGTAAAATACAATGTCCCGGTCACCCGGACAATCACCTCACCGTATATCGACCGCCTGCGGCTGACGTTCGGGACACAGTCCCTGGTGGAATCCAAAGACAACGGCGACAGGGTGCCGACATCGGTGCAACTGGAAATTCAGATCCAGCGCGGCAGTGTCTGGTCAACGGAAAAAGTGGTTACCATCACCGGTAAGCGCAGCAACTCCCCTTACCTGATGGCGGTCATTCTGGATAACTTACCGCCGTCCCCGTTCAGTGTCCGGATGCGCCGGTTAACGCCGGACAGCACCACGGATAAAATTCAGAACAATACGGTCTGGTCGAGTTATTCAGAGCTTATTGATATTAACCAGACTTACCCCGGCTCCGCGGTCGCCGGACTGACATTTGAAAGTGAGCAGTTCGGTAATAAATTCCCGCGCCGTAACTATCTTATTAAGGGCCGTATTATCCAGGTACCGGGCAACTACAACCCGGATACACGGGTGTATTCCGGTATATGGGACGGCACCTTTAAACCTGCATGGTCGGATAACCCTGCGTGGGTGCTGTGGGATTTGCTGACACATCCGCGCTATGGCATGGGGCAGCGCCTGAAAATAGCCGAAGTGGATAAATTCGCTTTGTATATGATCGGGCAGTACTGCGATCAGGAGGTGGATGACGGTTTCGGCGGTAAAGAGCCGCGCGTCCGCTGTAATGCCTATATTACCGATCTGCGTAAAGCCTATGATGTGATCAGTGAGCTGTGTTCCTCAATGCGGATTATGCCGGTGTGGAACGGTCAGGTTCTGACATTTGTGCAGGACCGCCCGTCTGATTCCGTGTGGCCATACACTAACGCTAACGTTGCAGACGGGGTGTTTGAATACAGTTTCAGTCCTGTAAAGGCACGTCATAACGTGGTTGAGGTTCGCTTCATTGATCCGGATAACGGCTGGAAAACCAGTGTGGAGCAGGTGTCTGATGATGTTTCTGTGGCAAAGAACGGCCGGAATGTACTGCGTGTGGATGCCTTTGGCTGTACCAGCCGCGGCCAGGCACATCGTCACGGCCTGTGGATACTGATGACAGAAAAACTTGAGACACAGACTGTCGAATTCAGAATTGGTGCAGAAGGATTACGCCATACGCCCGGTGATATTTTCGAGATTGCGGATAACGACTGGGTGGATATGCAGATCGGCGGTCGCATTCTGTCTGCTGACCCGGAAAAGAAAACGCTGCTGCTTGACCGCAACATAGAAAAACCGGCCAAAGGTGATGCGCATGTTATTGTCACTGATGGTTCCGGCCTGCCGAAAACCATCAAAGTGACCGGCTATCCGGCTACGAATCAGATTACCCTCGATGTGATGCCGGAAGGTATACCACAACATTCTGTCTGGACGCTCTCCCTGCCGTCACTGCGCCGCCGGTTATTCCGGGCGGTGTCACTGGCGGATAACAGTGACGGAACCTTTATTGTTACTGCGGTTCAGCATGCGCCGGAAAAAGAAGCCATTGTGGATAAGGGGGCGGTATTTGAACCAAAGCCGGATACACCTCTTGGTGGTTTTATTCCCCCGGTTGAAAATCTTACTGTGGAAATAAGCAGTGATAATGAGGCATGGCAGGCAGCTGCATCATGGAACTCACCCTATGCCCTGCGCGGTGTTGAATATCTGCTGAAGCTGACCATCGGCGACCGTGTTGCCGGAACGGCGGTAACGAAAGAATCGTTTTACCAGTTCAGTGGTATGCCGCAGGGTAATTATGTGCTGACAGTCACCCCGCAGAATGACAGAGGGCAGAAAGGGGAACCGGCCAGTACATCATTTTCCGTCAATCCGCCGCTGCCACCGTCTTATATTGAAGTTGAACCCGGCTATTTCAGTCTCGGTATTGTTCCGCGTTCCGGCGGACAGAACAGCCTGCGGGCGCAATATGAGTTTTGGTTTTCAGATAAACAGGTAGCCGATATCCGCGATGTTGAATCTGTGGCCGCTTATCTGGGTAACGGCACTATGTGGATTGTGCAGGGACGTAATATGAAAGCAGGTCACCGCTATTATGTGTATGTCCGCAGCGTAAACGTGGTCGGAAAATCGATATTTGTTGAGGCCAGTGGTATTCCGGAAAGTAATGCCGATGAAATCCTCGACGCTGTGCAAAAAGAGCTCGAAGACTCAGCCATCATCAAAGACCTGCAGTCGCAGGCTGACGATAATTTTGAGGCCATTATCAACAACGCCAACAACGCTTACGGCCAGTGGGGCTACTGGCAGCGCGAAAACGGCGCGATGAAAGCAGAAATCATCGAAGTCCGCAACTACACGGTCACGGAAACAACTGCACTTGCAGAGAAACTGGATGCGGTACAGGTTAAAGCTGAAGATGGTCTGGCGCTGGCGCAGAACTCCATCCGCGCGCAGTGGGATATGGCATCCGGTCAGGCATCGGTGGTCCACGATATGAAAGTCCGGATCCGTTATAACGGTGAGGATTATTCCGCCGGTATGGTTATCGGGGCTGAGCTGAAAGGTGGTCAGGTGAACACGCTTATCGGGTTTAACGCGCAGCAGTTTGCGTTTTATAACCCGGTAAACGGGAAAATGGATCTGTTCATGTATGCCAAAGGCGGGCAGATGTTTATTCGTGAGGCTTTCATCGGTGATGCGACAATCACATCAGCCAAAATAGCGGATGTTCTTCAGACCGCTAACTTCAGCCATGAACAGAAAATCGGCTGGCAGATGAACATGCGCACCGGAGAGGAGATTAAGTACGGGAATGATGCTCAGGGTTATTGGGTTGAAACAAACGTATTAAAACGCCTGTTTGACAAGAATGGCACGATGCGTATCAGAATGGGGATGTGGTAA
- a CDS encoding tyrosine-type recombinase/integrase — protein MAYYSIEKRQRADGSYRYRCTVGVKEKGKYIYRENRTFTKQAHAKTWGTRRVIELEQHGIPNPDDVTKLTVRDLIFKYINDPKMGGKAGRTKKYVLNMLFDSELAALPLPELSVNHVVEHCRSRSAAGASPSTINHDVSYLTSVLRSAKPVYGIEYTDCPSHEARPQLLQMGLIGKSQRRSRRPQDDELTRLKEGLKARSEHREGKIPFVNILDFSILSCMRIGEVCKILWSDVDEKNRSVLVRDRKDPRKKTGNHMSVPLLGDAWTILQRQPRTDERVFPYNPKSVSAGFQRVRNTLGIEDLRYHDLRREGASRLFEAGFSIEEVAQVTGHRSLNVLWQVYTELYPQSLHEKFKRLTEK, from the coding sequence ATGGCCTATTATAGCATAGAGAAACGGCAACGCGCTGATGGTTCATATCGGTACCGGTGTACGGTAGGTGTAAAAGAAAAAGGTAAATACATCTACCGGGAAAACCGGACATTCACAAAACAGGCTCATGCGAAAACATGGGGTACACGGCGGGTTATTGAATTAGAGCAGCACGGCATTCCTAACCCTGACGATGTCACAAAACTCACAGTACGGGATCTGATTTTCAAATATATCAATGATCCTAAAATGGGCGGCAAGGCAGGCCGTACCAAAAAGTACGTGCTGAACATGCTTTTTGATTCAGAACTGGCCGCGCTGCCTCTCCCTGAGTTATCAGTTAATCATGTAGTAGAGCACTGCCGGTCACGTTCGGCTGCCGGTGCATCACCATCAACGATAAACCACGATGTAAGTTATCTCACTTCTGTACTGCGATCAGCAAAACCTGTTTACGGTATCGAATACACCGATTGCCCTTCTCACGAAGCGAGGCCACAGCTCCTGCAGATGGGGTTGATCGGAAAATCACAGCGCCGCAGTCGTCGGCCGCAGGACGATGAATTAACCAGATTGAAAGAAGGACTAAAAGCCCGCAGTGAGCACCGGGAAGGGAAAATACCCTTTGTCAATATTCTGGATTTTTCCATACTGAGCTGCATGCGGATCGGGGAAGTGTGCAAAATTCTGTGGTCTGATGTAGATGAAAAAAACCGCAGCGTGCTGGTAAGAGACAGAAAAGATCCGCGTAAAAAAACCGGTAATCACATGTCCGTTCCGCTGCTTGGCGATGCCTGGACGATATTACAGCGGCAACCACGGACAGATGAAAGAGTGTTTCCATATAACCCTAAATCAGTGTCTGCGGGTTTCCAGCGGGTTCGTAATACATTGGGTATTGAGGATTTGCGCTACCACGATTTGCGCCGCGAAGGTGCCAGCCGGTTATTTGAAGCGGGATTCAGTATTGAAGAAGTAGCCCAGGTAACAGGGCACCGATCGTTAAATGTGCTATGGCAGGTTTATACTGAGCTTTACCCGCAATCGCTACATGAGAAATTCAAACGATTGACAGAGAAATAA
- the dusA gene encoding tRNA dihydrouridine(20/20a) synthase DusA, with protein sequence MHQNTPTEKTTENQQLRTTGGYKNLNRFSVAPMLDWTDRHCRYFHRKLSRHALLYTEMVTTGAILFGKGDYLAYNEAEHPVALQLGGSDPAALAQCAKIAQERGYDEINLNVGCPSDRVQNGMFGACLMGNASLVADCVAAMRNVTDIPVTVKTRIGIDDQDSYEFLCDFVGTVAERGGCEMFVIHARKAWLSGLSPKENREIPPLDYPRVYQLKKDFPHLTMALNGGIKTLEEAKTHLQYMDGVMVGREAYQNPSILAQVDNALFDAALPVTDTVAAVEAMYPYIEAELATGTYLGHITRHMLGIFQGIPGARQWRRHLSENAHKAGADLRVIEAALEFVTRKNITE encoded by the coding sequence ATGCACCAAAATACACCAACAGAAAAAACCACTGAAAACCAGCAGTTACGCACCACCGGCGGCTATAAGAACCTTAACCGTTTCTCCGTGGCACCGATGCTGGACTGGACTGATCGCCATTGCCGTTATTTTCACCGTAAACTCAGCCGCCACGCGCTGCTGTATACCGAAATGGTGACCACCGGGGCGATTCTGTTCGGGAAAGGGGATTATCTGGCGTATAACGAAGCGGAGCACCCGGTTGCATTGCAACTCGGCGGCAGTGACCCGGCGGCACTGGCTCAGTGTGCGAAAATCGCACAGGAACGCGGTTATGATGAAATCAACCTGAATGTCGGCTGTCCGTCTGACCGTGTGCAGAACGGGATGTTCGGTGCCTGTCTGATGGGCAATGCGTCACTGGTGGCGGATTGTGTCGCAGCAATGCGGAATGTGACAGATATTCCTGTTACCGTTAAAACCCGGATCGGGATTGATGATCAGGACAGTTACGAATTTTTGTGTGATTTTGTCGGTACCGTGGCGGAGCGCGGCGGTTGTGAGATGTTTGTCATCCATGCCCGTAAAGCCTGGCTCTCCGGTCTGAGCCCGAAAGAGAACCGTGAGATTCCGCCGCTGGATTATCCTCGTGTATATCAATTGAAAAAAGATTTTCCGCATCTGACTATGGCGCTTAACGGCGGGATAAAAACATTGGAAGAGGCGAAAACCCATCTGCAGTATATGGATGGCGTGATGGTCGGGCGTGAGGCATATCAGAATCCGTCAATCCTGGCACAGGTGGATAATGCCCTGTTTGATGCGGCACTGCCGGTGACCGATACGGTCGCGGCGGTGGAAGCGATGTATCCTTATATTGAGGCGGAACTGGCGACAGGGACTTATCTCGGCCATATCACCCGCCATATGCTGGGGATTTTCCAGGGGATCCCGGGGGCGCGTCAGTGGCGTCGTCATCTGAGTGAAAATGCCCATAAAGCCGGGGCAGATCTGCGTGTGATTGAAGCGGCACTGGAATTTGTTACCCGAAAAAATATAACTGAATAA
- a CDS encoding quinone oxidoreductase, protein MAKRIEFDAPGGTDVLVYRDFTPADPAPGEVQVENKAIGVNYIDTYFRSGLYPAPVSPSGVGSEAAGVVVKTGANVKHIKVGDRVVYGQSPLGAYSEIHNVPEEKLAILPDGISFETAAACFMKGLTAFYLLRKTYEVKAGEVFLFHAAAGGVGQIACQWAKALGAKMIGTVGSDEKAQKAKAAGAWETINYNKEDIVERVLALTDGEKVGVVYDSVGKDTWLPSLDCLKRRGLMVSYGNASGPVTGVDLGILNKKGSLYVTRPSVFGYITNREELNEASKAIFDLILSGKLTISIPADQVYPLKDAALAHKRLEGRATTGSSILIP, encoded by the coding sequence ATGGCTAAACGTATTGAATTTGATGCACCCGGCGGTACCGATGTGCTGGTTTATCGTGACTTTACGCCGGCAGATCCGGCACCGGGTGAAGTTCAGGTGGAAAACAAAGCAATCGGTGTGAACTATATTGATACCTATTTCCGCAGCGGCCTGTACCCTGCGCCGGTATCCCCTTCCGGTGTCGGCTCTGAAGCCGCTGGTGTGGTGGTGAAAACCGGTGCAAACGTAAAACACATTAAAGTCGGTGACCGCGTAGTTTATGGACAGTCTCCGCTGGGTGCGTACAGCGAAATCCATAACGTGCCGGAAGAAAAGCTCGCCATTCTGCCGGACGGTATCAGCTTTGAAACGGCTGCTGCCTGCTTTATGAAAGGTCTGACCGCGTTTTATCTGCTGCGCAAAACCTATGAGGTAAAAGCCGGGGAAGTCTTCCTGTTCCACGCGGCTGCCGGTGGTGTCGGACAAATCGCCTGCCAGTGGGCCAAAGCGCTGGGCGCGAAGATGATCGGTACCGTGGGTTCTGATGAAAAGGCGCAGAAAGCCAAAGCCGCCGGTGCCTGGGAAACCATCAACTACAATAAAGAAGACATTGTTGAGCGGGTGCTGGCACTCACTGACGGTGAAAAAGTCGGTGTGGTATATGACTCTGTCGGTAAAGACACCTGGCTGCCGTCACTGGACTGCCTGAAGCGCCGCGGCCTGATGGTCAGCTACGGCAACGCCTCCGGCCCGGTCACCGGTGTTGACCTGGGGATCTTAAATAAGAAAGGCTCACTGTATGTGACCCGCCCTTCTGTCTTTGGTTACATCACCAACCGTGAAGAACTTAACGAAGCCAGCAAGGCAATTTTTGATCTGATCCTGAGCGGTAAGCTGACTATTTCCATCCCTGCGGATCAGGTTTACCCGCTGAAAGACGCCGCACTGGCACACAAACGCCTGGAAGGCCGTGCAACGACCGGATCCAGTATCTTAATTCCTTAA
- the dnaB gene encoding replicative DNA helicase → MARYPKDTKTDKPRDHQMEGLKLPPHSLEAEQSVLGGLMLDNERWDNVSERVTGEDFFSRPHRTIFSQMQRLLEQGRPIDLITLSEALETGGELENVGGFAYLAELSKNTPSAANINAYADIVRERAVIRDMISVANEIADAGYDPQGRSSEDLLDLAESRVFQIAENRANKDEGPKGIEAILEETVEKIEKLYAQPHDGVTGVSSGYQDLDKKTAGLQPSDLIIVAARPSMGKTTFAMNLCENAAMTEEKPVLIFSLEMPGNQIMMRMLASLSRVDQTRIRTGQLDDEDWARISSTMGILLEKRNMYIDDSSGLTPTEVRSRARRIFREHGGLSLIMIDYLQLMRVPSLSDNRTLEIAEISRSLKALAKELQVPVVALSQLNRSLEQRADKRPVNSDLRESGSIEQDADLIMFIYRDEVYHESSDLKGVAEIIIGKQRNGPIGTVRLTFNGQWSRFDNYAGPSYDDE, encoded by the coding sequence ATGGCCAGATATCCCAAGGACACCAAGACCGACAAACCCCGTGACCATCAGATGGAAGGGCTGAAATTACCGCCGCATTCCCTGGAAGCCGAGCAGTCCGTTCTCGGCGGACTGATGCTGGACAACGAGCGTTGGGATAATGTCTCTGAACGTGTGACCGGCGAGGATTTTTTCAGCCGCCCGCACCGGACGATTTTCAGTCAGATGCAGCGCCTGCTCGAGCAGGGACGGCCGATTGACCTGATCACTCTGTCTGAAGCACTGGAAACCGGCGGCGAGCTGGAAAATGTCGGTGGTTTTGCCTATCTGGCAGAACTTTCGAAAAATACGCCAAGTGCGGCGAACATTAATGCTTATGCTGATATCGTCCGTGAACGTGCGGTGATCCGCGATATGATTTCTGTCGCCAATGAGATCGCCGATGCCGGTTACGATCCGCAGGGGCGTTCCAGTGAGGATCTGCTCGATCTGGCGGAATCCCGCGTGTTCCAGATCGCCGAAAACCGTGCCAATAAAGATGAAGGGCCGAAGGGGATCGAGGCGATTCTGGAAGAAACCGTCGAGAAGATCGAAAAACTTTATGCTCAGCCGCATGACGGGGTGACCGGGGTATCGTCCGGGTATCAGGATTTGGATAAAAAGACCGCTGGTCTGCAACCTTCTGATTTAATTATTGTTGCGGCGCGTCCGTCCATGGGGAAAACCACCTTCGCCATGAACCTGTGTGAAAACGCCGCCATGACCGAAGAAAAACCGGTGCTGATTTTCAGCCTCGAGATGCCCGGCAACCAGATCATGATGCGTATGCTGGCTTCCCTTTCCCGCGTTGACCAGACCCGTATCCGTACCGGGCAGCTCGATGATGAGGATTGGGCGCGCATCTCCAGCACCATGGGTATTCTGCTGGAAAAGCGCAATATGTATATTGATGACTCTTCCGGCCTGACCCCGACCGAAGTCCGTTCCCGCGCACGGCGGATTTTCCGTGAGCACGGCGGCTTAAGCCTGATTATGATCGACTACCTGCAATTAATGCGCGTACCGTCTCTCTCTGATAACCGTACCCTGGAAATCGCTGAGATTTCCCGCTCCCTGAAAGCACTGGCCAAAGAATTACAGGTACCGGTGGTCGCGCTGTCCCAGCTGAACCGTAGTCTGGAACAACGTGCCGATAAACGCCCGGTAAACTCCGACCTGCGTGAATCCGGCTCTATCGAGCAGGATGCCGACCTTATCATGTTTATCTACCGTGATGAGGTGTATCACGAAAGCAGTGATCTGAAAGGCGTGGCTGAAATCATTATCGGTAAGCAGCGTAACGGCCCTATCGGAACCGTCCGTCTGACCTTCAACGGCCAGTGGTCGCGTTTTGATAACTATGCAGGGCCGAGTTATGACGATGAATAA